AATTTAGACCCTTGACAATTGACGCTCAGCGATTGAGCGAGAAGTCAAGATTACTCGTTACTCGTTTACTCGTTAAACAATTTAGATTATAATACCAATAAAAATGTAACGTCTATTGCTGATACGAGATCTTAATTACTATTCAACCATACGAAGCCCTGTCCAAAAACCATTCTCCAATCGTCGGATCTGAACCATAATCATTTAAACTATAGCTTATGGGTATATAAATTTAATAagtgtaaataaataaatgaatgAAACTATTATTTTAATCTCTTTTTTAAACTGTTGCTAGTGGAAGCAATGAATTTcgaatttttttgttgttcgaCAACAATTTGTAAAACAGAAACATAAATCCTCTGTGCGATAAGAACTTCTTGAGGGCCACTTTTTCTGGTtaattcaataaatatttatttgtcATTCGTAAACATTATTATTGCTGTGTAAATTATCAAGCGATTAATGCAATTGCCAATAGCTGGCAACCTTCGACCTCATCCCCAGCCCCAACCCCAGACCCAATATCCTTGGCCACAGGTCCGCAGCTGCTCTCAATGAGCTAAGCAAACAAACttgaacaaataaatttggtACGTGCCAGCTATGAGTTATCGCCTGGGTCGGACATGGGCGTGTCGGGGAGACACGGAGAGCATACAAATGGATCGTTGAATAGCCAAAGTACAATGCCAACAATAATAACAATTGCAGGAGCAACAAGCATTTGTCATGTGACAATGGCTTGCAAAAATCTACGACCAAGCCAACCAACCAACGAAGCCATTTCATGGACTAACCACAGAGATAGCGAGAGTTGCACTGGTCGGGTTGGTTGGTAGCTTGGTCCACCACACGGTTGGATGccatattttatttatggGCACAATTTCGTTGCACAAATTTGCTGCTTTCTCTCCTGGCCCTGAACTGGCCCCGGCCTGGCCTGGCTTTCCCCGAGCTGAGCTGTGCTGAGCTGCCCGTTTTGCTGGCCAAGTAATAGACCCATAACGGAGATACGTGTTGGCAAATTTGCTTGTTTGCAGCTTAAATTGAATTTATAAACTACACAGAATTCGCTGCAGTTCGCTTGGAAGTCTCTGTATAACTATGTAGGCGTAAAATCAATTTTAACAAGCAATATTCagaaaaatattattatttttggtCAAACGACATAGATAGGTGAATATTACTTTCCTTCTTTCCTTAATGATCCTCCATTAATTTTAAATCATTTgcagatacatatgtaagtaCTTCCAACTCTTGTTCTGCTGAACGTAATCATAGCAAATTATATTATCATTAAAGTGAGGAGAGTGCCAACAGGTCAGGACCTGACTTCTTCTCATATGTCCCCATCCGCTCCACTCGTTGGCCATTGTTTATGCCGGACACGTATCCTTGGCCCGGTCAAATGCAGTGCAAACTTTTGCACAAATTATCAAATTTTCGccagaacacacacacacacacccaatCACAGAAAACAGTGGAAAATAAAGTTATATTTGCCTATGTCGCAGTTTGTTTGTGCTCCGGCCCCGAGGTTGCGAGCCTGGATTAGAAGGGAGGCGGTGGTTAGGCCGCAAATGCAGCAAACAATTGTGTTTTTCTTCAGTAAATAACCGGAAAAGGAAAACGGGCTTTGACACTTTTTTGCAGGACACACTTTGCGGCATGCAAATTTAATTGCCAAGCGCCTGGAGGCGAGGCGCCTCGGCGCTGGGGAATTTCCGTCCCTGCTGTCTGTCGTTCGTCCTGTGACGTGTGTTGGAATTTGGTGTACGAGTATTTGATTAAATTATGAATTTTTATTTGGCCAGGATTTGTTGCATATTAAATGATGACAGAAATGCCCAACATTTATTCATGTTATATTTTCTCAAAGAAAAATTCGAGGCGCATGCAAAATGCAAATGGAGATTCTTATCCTTATCCagggaaaaacaaaaataattacattttaaatGGGATAGCTGTGACACTGTgaattttctttccatttgaACGAATCCTTTGCGAGTGCTTTACACAAAAGAGACCTCAAATCTTGCTCTTGTTGATTGGCCTCAGCGTGACTAGTTTTTGGGCATCCGGATTTCGGAATCCAGGGATTGACGACAGCCATTGCTTCATTTATATGTTGATGACGAAATTTGAATGCAATCTTAGGCGTTGGCCCTCTGGGAGGCGGCGCACATCCTTCGATTCAGCTTGGATTACCTCCGCCGAACGACACTTGTACGTGGCCTGACTTGGACTTAAAGAAACGATTGGAGTACATATATCCTTAGGCTGGCTCTTGATGACTTTGACGTGGCTGTGACACAAGGGAGCAGAGACAGTCCTGTTTGTCAGAAAGAGACACAAAAAACCACAAACGAACAGTTCCTCTTTAATCCTTTAAGCCTTAAGGGATTACTCGTATGATAGCTAAGTATTACTACAGATAGCTTGTGTTCCACTCAATGAGTACTATGTATGCTACCCATTCAATAATTATTTGTGAATAAATACACAAAAGATTTATTTCAGATCTAAAAAATGAAGATCCAAATTGGTCTTGAATTGATGCATAGCCTTAAttctaaatatatattttcggAATGTACATGGGCTCTGCTTTTGCTAGTAGAAAAAGTAAAATATTTAAACATGATCTACTTCCATTCCCCTTCCCGAAACTGTTTTAAATAGATTCCAACGAGTAAAATTTTTTGCAATCTTAAAGAGAATTAGTTCAGGAAAAAAAAAGTCTCATTTTTAAAAACTCCAGTGTGCGACCCAAGCTAATTGTATTTTGTGCTGTGGGCACCAGCTCATTTGCGGACCATTGTTGACACGCATCTTTGTGGCTGGGGcattaaaaaagaaaagaaaatctGGAAATCTCATTTGTCATACATGCATATTTAATTTGGAGTCCGACACGAGTATTACTGGCTTTAGAGGCAGCCCAAGAGCTGCAATAAAATGTTTTCCGACTGCAATAAAGCCCGGACCCGGATCCAGACCTCTACAAACGCAATTTCGATGCATGAATGTGCCTGTGCGTCTGTACTTGAAATAGATTTTTAATAGTCCAACTGACATACACAAATAAACAGAGCTGGAAAGCTCCTTTTCAATGGCATTGCAGTCCTCCTTTTATGTCGGCATTTGTTTGGCAGTCGAAAGCATTTATGCGATTTTGTCGTTAGAGCAAAACACAAAGATACACGCACTGCCACCCATCCACCTACTCGTATTAGACAGTCTCTGTGTATGGTATGGCAAATATAAGTTTATGAAAAATGTCATTTGTACGGTCCAACGACGAGTATCCGTACTTATGGAAACGGAGATGCGAGCACAGAGAAAATTTGCTGTTGTCAAAATAAATTAATGTTTAACTAGGAcatttttgcttttgttgtgtCTGTTTTTCTTGCTGCCATTTTTCGATGTTCTTTTTCTCTGATTGATGCAGTGCGTTTCATAAATGCATACAAGTTTTAAGCAAATATTCAATAGCTGAACCACTGAATGGATTTTTGAGTTGTCTTAAGAGTAGAATACAGTCATCGCCAATCCACAGAAACTAGGTAATCATATCTGTACCACAGAGTTGAACTTATATTTggattttatttatttaataaatgCGAGTATTTGAGACATGTATAAACCAAATAATATCTTGATAAACTCAAGCCAATTCCACAAATTTCCTATGACAATTTTCACAGTTTTATTGAAAATGATCGATCGCTGGAGAGTGTAATATTCAGCAGTTTGGTGAAACGCACTGTAGACGAGATTGATGCACTCCGAAATGACCCAAGTAATTTGCTCGCCCAATATTTTGTGGTCCTTTTGGCCATTTAACAGCCGAGCAACGAGCTGGAGGTAATAAAGTGCCAAATAAATGCAATAAAGCTGTTGGAAATGGCTCGTTGTCGGAGATGTCGGATGTGGATGGGAATGAGAATGGGTATGTGGGTGGAGATGAGTACATAAATGTTTTCTCTTCCGGCTTTTATTACAAAACACACTCAAAAACGGCAAAtaaaaaatgcaaataaataaacggAGAGCAGCCAAACAATTGAAAACTTCTTCACAATAGTTGGGACTTAAGTGCTTACTGAAGGAGCTTCTCCCGAGCagaatcagcagcagcggaacAGCCGAATCTGAATGCTTAAAGCAGGTCCAAGGCGGTGCCAGACCTGGTGGCCGGCCACGGCATGGTGTGGGGCACAGGATTACAGGCAAATTGCAAAACGTCTTTGCATGTCCTGCTCAAACAAactcacacacactcgcggacacagacacagacacaggcaCACATCCCAGCCAACTAATTTTATTGCTCAACACATTCGTTCTCGGGATATTGCCTGGCTACTGCCTCGAACCTCGAACCTCAAAACTCCGACCTCGACTCTTCTTCTCATTGTTGAAGTGTTTCGTCTTGAGTGGCCCGATGAAAGCGATGACTGAATGCCCGCTCCTTAAATGCCTTTAAGCTTGAAGTCTGTGCACTTGTAGATGGCCGGATATTGATTCGTGGCCAGTAATCACCCCGAAGGGGTCAATGTACAGCCATCCTTAAAGAGCGCTTAATTTTATTAGCCATCAAGCCAGGGAAAACTCGTAAGATCGCTGTGGTTACCTCACCACTAGACTAGGTACTCTTATTGGTTTAAATACTGATTGGAATAGGAAAAGGGACATCATACATGTATCAGCATGATATGATGGGAAAATGAAAGAAATTATTTGCACAGATATCACGGATAATTAGGTAAACATTTTTAAACAATGCTACAGGAGTCTGAACACAAAATCGGGTGCCTATGCTCTCTTACAGAACCTCGGGCTATACGAAAGTGGTTAACCATTCTTTAATCATTTTGTATGCCTCTGAAAATTTCGTTATTTCAGCCTTCGAATGTCTtcatttattccattaattgaAAGGACCATGACTTAAAATGTTATTTAAATGTAAACAATATAAAATTCGATTCcttcaaaatttaaaaaataataataacagaTGCTTAAATTCGCTTTTCAATGGTTTGATAGTTTTTGGAAGAATCATTACATATTTGGATCCATGTCGAATTGTTGTTTAAGTTCATGGTCCGATGTTGAGGCTTTCTATGACTAAAAATGTACTTTTAACGCATTTGCCTGTCTTTAGGCAGAATCTGGTTTGTCCAGAACCATAGGCTTCTCCAGAGAGCTGCATGTGGACGATACCTGGACAGTTTGGCTGCCTTTTTCCACTGTTGGCACCGATTCCGGAAATCCTGTGAAATTGTTCTGCTCTCTTGTCCTCTCACTGGGTAAGACTCCGAGTGTTTCCAATACCTGAATGGCACTCAATGCTCCCGGCGGGTTTTTTTGTGATTTagaatattaaaatataatcCAGCTCCTACAACTTCAGCTCCACTGGGTCGGAATCTAAGGTCTCAGGGTCTTAAAAGGCTTGTTTTGATCGATTTCAAGTAAGCGCCACTGGCGGTGGCAGGGCCTGAAAGAGACTAGTATCAGTGGCAGTGGTAGAGATCTTGATCCCTTGATCTGGCTGAGACCTCATTGCTGGCGAATTTTCGTTTTCATATATAATGAAGAGGGAAGTGGCAGTAGAACTGGATGCGGGAAGTGGAGTACGACTACTCGGCCGAAACCAGCATCGCGGCAGTCAAGCAAGAACCGGGAAAAGCTGTCAAATGAGCGAAAGCCAGCCAAACCGAAGGGGAACATTGGCAATATTTCGAATCATAATAAATTGCTAATAAATTCATATGACTGATTTGTAGGGCCTCCTTCAGGGTGCAAGTCCCTCGCTTAAAAGCGAAATGCGAATTTTTGGCGGACACTGGTTCGGACACAAATACGAGTATTCCAGGATatatttacataattttttcAACACTAGTGACATTCTGATTCATTTGGAAGTAGGAATGAATTTTGATAGACATGTAATCAAATGGTGACTGTTTCGCCAGTCTCTGATCGGCCCTGCTGAAGGACGATTTCACGGAGCCCCTTGCATCCGGCGCAACAAACCCTGGACATTGCTTCGCCAAGGATGCGCGATTGTTCGTCCTCGTCCAGCACTCGACTCCCCAGCTTTAACTCGTTCTGCAGACAGTCGCGCAGATCGTCGCGTCCAAAGAGACGAAAGCTTACGATCCCCGTATCCACTGGAAGCTCCTTCTGCAGAAACTCAAACTGCAGCCAGTAGTCATTCACCTCCAGATTAAAGATATACAACACCAAAACCGATTTGTTCTGCAAGCCATTGAGGATCTGCCGGTTGTAGATGGATACAATGCTATGATCGCACGGGGCGAGATTGTCGATGATCAGCAGGTTCCTGCCGCAGTCGGACAGCTGTTCTAAGAACTTCCGTAGCACTGGGCAGTGGCGCTCCTCATCCGGAGCGCACAAGCTCCCGAATAAGGCATGAACGTTTTCCGGCCAGGGAAAGTAGAGGCGGAGAGCCGAAACCGTCAGCGTCTTGCCCACACCGGGCGGACCGAGCAGCGCCATCGACTGGAACTGGTGATCGCGGCTTAGGGTGCGCTCCATGCCGGCGAGCGCCTGCTCCTGGTTGAGGACCTGTTTGTTTATCAGCTCAAAAAGACGCTTCGTGTCGAGAGGCTGATTGCAGTACTGGCCCGTCGCTGAGAAGCCAAAGCTCATCCCGTCCGCCAGTAACTTTATCACTTTGTCCAACAGTGCCTTCATATGGCTGATTGTCCCAGGAGCGTTAGAGTCGCCTGCTGCCACGTCCATGTCGATGACGATTAGCACTCCCAGCAGCGCTACGCCGCCTGTTACAATGGCTAGGCCTTGAAATAAATTAAACTTCCGGGTGGAGCGTAGCCTCTCGCGAAAGGCTCGGCAGCTGGTGTTGTGTAAGATGCCGCGCTTCCGGGGATCCTCCTCGAAGTCCCCCAGCCCGATTGCCTGGGAGGAGCGACATTTAATTGGCATTGCTTTGAGACTTTAAAAATTTGTATACTATTCACGATCTACATATAACTAACTTATCAATAAATATATGCTCTACCTACAGCCTGCTTTTGTGTTTAACAGAATTTCTCAAAGAGGGCCCAAAAATATATTTCCGGTAATTATCGTTTCTCTTAGGCTGGATTGCCACTGATTCGAtacaaaaacgaggtggaacgttgttgTACCGTATGGGACTCCTCCGGCAgaagccgctaatattaaacgacacgacaaagagtgcgtgcgagagagacagaaaatcagtctgagcgtgtcgttgggcgctgcttagccactgcaaatcgatttgatttgattcCTTTCTGGTTAcactagccttaatagtctctgaaatttgtggatgccccagattttcgttatTTTCGGTGGctgaagggggtgtggcgaaattttgaaacaaacttgtcaaggtccgatatcacaggagtgtggataccaaatttggttgctctagcttttatagtctctgagatcaaGTAACTCACTTTTAGCAAtgggcaaagccgaccatgaaacgcGTGgtttagagagagacagagcgagagaaaaTGACAGTGTAACATtaacatatcacagatgtcccgatataaaatgtcgtggCTGTAGCTTTtttagtctttgagcactaggtgcTCAtagagacggacagacagagtCTGTGAATCGGCGTAGTCtaccagagtttaaatatatatgtaaacaaATATATAGGCCCTCGATATCAGAAgatcaaaatttaaaaaaaggCGAACAAATAGGTTTGGTCGTGTGTACTCTTTctaggctcgggtctagctcgccggatggtcggggtccttcctcaacttcctcaCCTAATTGTCCTATCTTACTCCACTACATACTACTCCACTAAATAGTGCACTTTTACGGAGATTatacaaaacaaaataaactGCAATTCTGTTAGCGCCAAAtaaaagccctactgaacTCGCTTCTATTTGGAGGAACTAAGGTGTTAATTGTCAATGGGTTTGAATTCTTGCATTGCCCCTTGACCAATCCTTTACTAAgatttaccacattttataagatcccCTCAAGGATACTCGACAGCccatttttataattttaaaGACTCATTTGAATTCACaacgattcatattttaatatatcGCAAGACTTCAATATATAGCATGTTGATGTTggagaaacaacaacaaataaacaattaaaattATGTAGATATATAAATAAAAGGCAAACAAAATATATGAATTGGGTTCAATGTAGAGCAATTAAAGAGAGCTTAATTTTACTAACCATCAAGGCAGGGAAAAACTCGTAAGATCGTTATGGTTACCCAACTACTTAGTGACTTAGTGAAACAACACTTGGTGCCTATAATCTCTGAGATCGTGACCGTCATCAATACGTTCTTGGCATTATATTGGATCCCCATGTGATGCTCaacaagaatatatatgtatgtacgaaaGTGGCTAACCATTTTGTATTCCTTCCTCTAAAAATATGTTATTTCAGTCTTCAAATGTCTTTATTAATTCCATTAATTGAAGGGACTATGACTTAAAATGTTATTTAAATGTAAACAATATAAAATTAGATTATTTTCTGATCCGATCCTTTCAACATgtaatatttaaaaaataataatatcagCTGCTTAAATTCGTTTTTCACTGGTATGCTAAAGAAGCATTAAAGAAGCATTAAATAGGCAAACTGATACTCCAATGTTTTGTTTATAATCTTCGTTCTAACATATTTGGATCCATATCGAATTGTTGTTAAGTTCATGGTCCGGTGTTGGGGATTTCTATGACCAAAAATGTACTTTTAACGCATTTGCCTGTCTTTAGGCAGAATCTGGCTTGTCCAGAACCATAGGCTTCTCCAGAGAGCTGCATGTGGACGATACCTGGACAGAATGGCTGCCTTTTTCCACTGTTGGCACCGATTCCGGAAATCCTGTGAAATTGTTCTGCTCTCTTTGCCTCTCACTGGGTAAGACTCCGAGTGTTTCCAATACCTGAATGGCACTCAATGCTCCCGGCGGCTTCAGTTCGATCGATTCGACCTGGGGTACCTTTAGCTGCAAATGTAACACAAGTTAGTATCTCTATAATATGGTATGTCTCTAATATGTAACTTCTATTAGCAAAGACTAAACAATTACCAAAAAAAACGTCATTTCAGAGTTTGGGATAGTCGAATGCGGAGTACAAACCTCGAAAGAGAGATGTGTTTGTTTCAGAACAGTACAAATGGCAATCGCCATAGGGATTTTCGAAGGAGAATAAAGATACTGCTTCTATGTTTTTTACTGTTCTTTTCATCTGCTCATAATCTAAAAAATTTTTTCTTTTCGATAAGCCTTTTTATAAAAGTGTAATCTTCAAAGGTCTCAGAGTCTAAAAATGTTCTTGAAATATCTGATTTATTTTAAAGTCACTTCCGAAATTAAGCTTAAGACTCGCAAAGTGAAAATATGGAATATAGGCTTTTCGGGCTTCAGTTTTACGAGGGCTATTTAAGTTCATGGCCCAGGTCACTTTTAGCCTTATCAAGTCCCAAAGGCCATGCTGTGATGCCTTAAGAGAAGGAACCGATTCAGGCCTTCTTAGACATTAGTATGATTTTCATCAATAAGAATTTCAAAAAGAGGCTCGTGTCAATTAGTGTAAGAAATTTTCAAGAAATAAGAGCAAAACAGCAATCGACTGTATGGTTGTTTTAGAGCGAGCCAATTGCCATTAAAGTTTTCGAAAACTGGTCAACAAAAGCTGATCATGCTGCGATTCTGAGTGTAAATAACCCATATTTTGGTCGGAAGTTTTTGTAGAACTGAGGAAAACCAGCCTCCAAATACGTATTGTATTTTACTACCACAATCCGAGCGGCATTAGACATTTGACGAAAGAGCCAGTTGAAAAAGTGGATGATCCCCGCCACAGcggatgtagtaaattcaccTTGGATTGGATACACGACCATAAGAGAATATCAAAATAAGGACAGAAACTacaaagaacgagggggaacgttgtgagttgctgcggacaccgcaactctacggttatacccgatactaagtcagtataactctcctccggaagacgccgctaatattaaacgacacgacaaagagtgcgtgcgagagagacagaaaatcagtctgagcgtcacgtcgggcgctgcgtagccactgcaaattgatttgttcctattggctataaaaatgatctgatctgatccagattcagcaatctgatagatatggtcattatctatgattctgcgtttttagttttctcgaatgtgcaatattgtggatgcaacagattttcgtcctttgtgtgggcggaagagggtggggcgaaattttgagatacacgttttatagtaaaatctaactggagtgcgaataccaaatttggttactctagccttaatagtctctgagatttttgaatatccccagattttcgtcctttgtgggggcggaagggggtgtggcgaaattttgaaacaaactcgtctcggtccgatatattaggagtgtggataccaaatttggttgctctagcttttgtagtctctgagatctaggcgctaatgttttactctaagtaaggcgcctatgctacgtgtgtgttagagagagacagggcgagaaaaaatgaaattgttttcttgatgctggctataataataatacgatccaattcagattccgcagtcttaaagatatggtcatgcTCTACATTatattctacgtttttggttttctcatatctttaaaattgtggatgccacagattttcgtcctttgtgggggcggaagtgggcggggcgaagttttgaaatatttttgtagcagtgacatatcacagaagtctggatccaaaacaccgttgctctagctgttatagtctttgagcactaggcgctgaaagggacggacagacggacagacggacggacagacagccATGTCTCAATCGgatcggctattgatgctgatcaagaatatatatactttatggggtcggaaacgactccttctggacgttacacacatccacttttaccacaaatctaatatacccctatactcattttgagtatcgggtataaaaagtatcgggtataataatgaaagagagagagagagagtgagagtaaATATTCCTTGTGCGAGGTTCGCCACACACAAACCGAGAGGTGACGTCAATCGCATCAAACGAAGACCTATAAAACATCCCTCCATTGCACAGGTTTCATTCAATCAGAATGTTGTTTGTTACTCGGCACTTACCTTGGCCTGGAGGTAATCGAAGCTCTTGGATGCGAAGACTATAGACTTAATAAGGGTGTGGTGCACGTCTGTGGCGCTTTTCTTCTTGTCCTCACTTAGTGTCTCAACACGTGGCCTGTCCTCTGGGCCAATTGCATAGTCAGCGCACCATATCAGAGGCTGATAATGTTCTGCATTGCAATTTTAATTAATCTTAGCATATTTTTTTTGTGATGTCTGAACCCTCAAAACCAATTTTGACTGTTTCTAATTGTATGAGCTTGAATGTTTCGTTGTTGTCATCGGTTGTAATTTTCTGCCTTCTTGCTAATCTTTCAATTGACTTAATTTTTATGTTAGAAGTAATATTATCCATAATTTCATTCTCAGAAAAACCGAGGGGCACCCCTTTAATTACTCCATAGGATTCCACATAGTCTTTTGGTATAAATACcactaaattcattttttttaactCCTCATTTAAAACTAAATCATTTGCTTCGCTGAAAACCTTAAAATAAATCTTGTATAGTGTAGGCGCAAGAGCTACGATTTCTTTAATTCCTTTGATTTTAAGGTGTcttattttttcaaaaaagaataagccattttttgtgtttttgttttcgaagaTGGTACTGTTCTTAGTCGATACTAGTACAGCCGCATCACCGATGTGGCACTCACTATACAACACTGTTTCTCTTTCGATACCTACATTTGATGAGTTTATAATCGGATTAGTATTTTTATTCAGTGTTTTAGTCATTTCAGAATTTCCAGTAAAACCATTTATGGCATTTGTGTGAGAATTGTGAACGGTCACACCGTCAGAAGCCTCCACCATTTTTTTACTGTCATCGTCTATCAgcattttgttatttatgtctGTATTGGTGTTGTCGCTTTTTTGTTCCTTGCGCATCTTTTTTGCTGGGTACTTTTCGTTAGTCAAGCTGTCGAATATGTCCTCTTTCACACTTGAACACAAAGCACTGAAGTTTTTTGCTATTGTTTTTTGGGTTTGAAttttgctgctttttgccACCTGATCAGGGGGTTTCAATTTGGCAGACACCGAGTGACCGGCGTCCGCCATACTTGCTGGTTTAACCAGATTGCCAAAGACTTACCTCTCCTTTGGGAAATGAAAAGAGGaaaaatttatatattgatgaagattTGTATGAAATAAACAATGATCCAAT
This region of Drosophila miranda strain MSH22 chromosome 2, D.miranda_PacBio2.1, whole genome shotgun sequence genomic DNA includes:
- the LOC108154321 gene encoding uncharacterized protein LOC108154321, which codes for MPIKCRSSQAIGLGDFEEDPRKRGILHNTSCRAFRERLRSTRKFNLFQGLAIVTGGVALLGVLIVIDMDVAAGDSNAPGTISHMKALLDKVIKLLADGMSFGFSATGQYCNQPLDTKRLFELINKQVLNQEQALAGMERTLSRDHQFQSMALLGPPGVGKTLTVSALRLYFPWPENVHALFGSLCAPDEERHCPVLRKFLEQLSDCGRNLLIIDNLAPCDHSIVSIYNRQILNGLQNKSVLVLYIFNLEVNDYWLQFEFLQKELPVDTGIVSFRLFGRDDLRDCLQNELKLGSRVLDEDEQSRILGEAMSRVCCAGCKGLREIVLQQGRSETGETVTI